In Rutidosis leptorrhynchoides isolate AG116_Rl617_1_P2 chromosome 6, CSIRO_AGI_Rlap_v1, whole genome shotgun sequence, the DNA window TTTCTTTCCTGACACATCTCTGCAGCCCAATGATGACAGAATTACTTATGATCATAGTGATGGTAGTGGAAGTTCTATTTCAAGTAGCAGAGCACATTCTCCTACTAATTAGTCTAATAATGGTATTGAGACTATTAATATTTGTAGTGAGAGTGAAGGCACATCTACCATAACAAAACACGAAACAGCTACACATGATGACAATCAGTCTGAGACTGATAATCAACCTTGTGTTGATGACAGTTCTAAGGGGAATGTGTTCTTTGAACCTCCTGCATCTTCTTTAAGATGGTCTACCAGAGATGTGTTAATccctaaaagatttgatgattttatTCTTAATGCTTCTcacaaatatagtttaaataattatattgattATTCTTTTTTAAATAAACAAAATTTGTGTTTTACCTCTTCATTAAATTAAATTTTTGAACCAAAAAGTTATTTTCAAGCTTCCACTGATCccaaatgggttgatgctatgaaTGCTGAAATGGAAGCACTTCATAGAAATTATACTTGGGTTCTTACAAACTTACCTCCTGATAGAATACCTATAGGCAACAAATGGGtatacaaaattaaatataaaGCATCAAGAGAGGTTGAAAGGTACAAAGCCAGGCTTGTTGCCAAAGGCTATAGTCATAAAGAGGGGATTGATTATGGTGAAACATTCTCTCCAGTTGTCAAAATGATAACTGTTAGATGTATTTTGTGCATGACTATTAACAATGGTTGGTCTCTTTACCAACTTGACATTAATAATGCCTTTTTATATGGAGAATTAGTTGAGGATGTTTACATGACCTTACCTCAAGGTTATCatgataagaatgaaaaaaaaagttTGTAAACTTATTAAATCTTTATATGGGCTTAAACAAGCCCCTAGAAAATGGAATGAGAAGCTTTCTAATTGTTTGCTTAAAAATGGTTTTGTTCAAAATAAATGTGATTATTCTTTATATACCAAGAATAAAGATAACAAAATTGTTATCTTATTggtgtatgttgatgacattgttctTACTGTAAATGATATTTCTGAGATTAATAGTGTTAAGAAGTATTTGAGTAATATGTTTATTAAAGATCTTGGTAATCCTAAATATTTCTTAGGCATTGAGGTACTTATTACTGATCAAGGGCTCTGTCTAAGTCAAAGAAAATATTGTCTAGAGTTGATAAATGATTTTGGGTTGTTGGGCAAACCTGTTAAAAGTCCTATAGAAGTAAATGTTACTTCTTATAAGGATTATTCCAAAGATTCTCTCATTAAGAATATTACTGTATATCAATAGTTAGTGGGAAAATTGATTTATATTACTGTTACCAGACCTTATATCAGTTATGCAGTTCATATTTTGAGTCAATATATGCATTCACCTGCTCCTGTACATCTTAAATATTCTTTTAGGGTTTTGAGATATCTTGAAAGTTGTTCAGGAATGGGTATTCATATTATTAAAAGTGCATCTTTTAAACTTAATGCTTTTGTTGATGCTGATTGGGGTAAAAACTTATTAGGCAGGAAATCTATTACTGGTTTCTGTATTTCTCTTGGTGAAAGTTTGATTTCTTGGAAAAGTAAGAAACAGCCTACCATCTCTAGATCTTCTGCTGAAGCAGAATATAGAGCTATGGCAGCTGTTACTTGTGAGTTGGTCTGGATTGTTAATCTTTTGACTAGTCTGAATGTCAAAGATTTGATACCAGTCAAATTGTGCTGTGATAATGAACCAGCTATTCAAATTGATGGTAATCCTGTTCTACATGAGAGAACTAAACATTTTGACATTGATTGGCATATTGTGAGAGAGAAAGTTGAAAGTGGTTTGATCAAAATTATGAAAGTTGATTCTGCTGCAAACATTGCTGATATATTCACTAAAGGATTGACTATTAGTCAACATTATAATCTGTGCAGAGAATTGAAGTTGTTTGATGTGTTCTCAAGTAAAGCTTGTGGGGGAGTATTAAAAGATAACGGTAACTTATCTGTTCCAAGTTTTCTTGATCATAATGTGAATCTAACTTAAAATGTTTAAGTGCAGGTTTGTAGATGAATTAGAGTAAAAGCTTTTGGATAAAAAGTACAAGGACCGAACCTATAGATTATGAAAGATTATCTTGGAGCTTGTTGCTGGATAGAGAGTTTGAAAGGCCTGTTTGTATTTTGTTATTTCTTCAAGGGCTTTGGTGTATTTTGACCAAATATGGGTATATAGAGCAGCTAGGGTTTTCTGTTCCCATTATTCTCATTCAATCATATTTTTCTGGATTACCGCTCTCGTTTTCAACTGTATACCCAAATTAGGGTTTCTTATTCTTTTGATCTTATTATTCATTTTTTTGGTGAATAATAGTTATTGTGTATTGCAAGTGAGAGTTTGAGATGTAATAGTTCTGTAATTCTGTTATTGGTTCGATTTATTGAAGAAGTATTGTTTTGATTTCTGTGTTATTGTGTATACAATCTATGTATACATTACTGCTATTGGATTAAAGTTTTTACATGTAGTTTTGTTGGTAAAGAAGTAGAAGACAAGTATATTGTTCAGACCACTGACCGCATTAATCTGATCAAACTATgtgatcaagcatatttccacctaggatagaaacacgcttgagtgcaatagaggaggGTTTTATTAGTTCAGCGGCGTTAACCTCCAGTcaggttaccgtgataaccctaacCGAGataatgatctcgggagggtggctaagGGCTAACCGTCGGTCGATGGACGGCGCTCCGATCGGCGGTGAAGGGAAAAACCCTACTAAGAGTGGTAGATAAAAACCCTAGAGAAGATTATGTGTTGATTGGATGCCCTAATTGATTGGTGACCCCTCTATTTATAAGAGGGAATTAAGGTTTAGGAGGGAGACTTGACCGCGGCCCATGGACCAAGCCCAATTACTCGGCCCGATAGGCTCCGCACATCATCAACTCCCCCAAATTCGGTGTGACATAGTAATGTCATATCGAAGTTACGAAtatgccaccgcaaataactcGTCGCATAACCCACACCGATTATGAACTCCAATGCATAAGGAATCCACATAGTAATGTGATGACGCGATGTAGTAATTTCGCATGCCATGCATTCATGAGGTGAGCGGGGATCCGTAGGGTAGAACCCTGCACAGTACGGCCTACACATCATAACTATGTGTGACACAGCCCCGCACATTGCAATCATGCATGATACGACTAAATGTGACGCATGCATGTTAACCACAACCACTCGCAATGAATCCTTGCGTTTAACGCAATGCAGCGATGTGAGCATGCTAACTTCCACTACCATCCGCAATGCACAAAGTAGCGATGTAGCAAAAACAAAACTGAAGGGATACTGATAGTATACCATCATTCTCCCCAGTTCGATATGAAATGTGCAAACATATCATGGCGAACTATAAATAAGACCACGTTAAAGTGACATCATGTAACAAGTAGCTGATCAGAACTCGTAGTTGTATACAAGGCATCTCAAACTCACGGAGTCCGATCTCAGAGTCATATTGAGTCATCCTTACCACATATTTGTGAGGGGTATCAAGTAACCATACGCTTACGCAGCGTAATCATGGACTTTTATGCATGTGTATGCATGTGATTGTAATTGCCTGATATCGCGAATTAAGACAATTCCTACAATGTGTGCATAAGTTAACCAAAACTTATGCACAATTTCGGgcgctgcgtaaaataaaccaatattttaacaaAAAGCCTGTGTGCGAGTCCTCACGAAAAAAGTTTATACTCATAAGTTGCAGCATCACTTGCTCTGTCACGTACTAGGGGTGCACTTAGTTGTGTGGTAAGGCAATgctaactaaaaacaaaccaatgtttttatacttaagagtttccccaagtaaaccaatacttaggataatttaatgtgtacaagcaaaccaatgctcgtATTTTAAGTCGACTTGGTAGCCTTCTAGTCTGTGTGGTGCTTGGCTAGGGGAAACCCAATGCCCTTCACCTGCCTTTAtattctagccttgtaaccaaacaggtttctgccgcacgggggctagaggacaccccttaagtaggcaggaaccgcacaaTAAACTATTGATAAAATATGTGCGAGAGATTTATTGGCATTTGAAAGTTATTATATCCGCGACACGTTTAATCTTGCCATGAACAATAGAATTTTGAGGACAATAGAATTCCACTCTTCGGTTCGTAAACCGTACAATCCTAGCGGGATTGCGAGTAATGTGGGGTTTAGGATCTTAGAATTTAACTCTCCGgttcggctaccgtgaataacccagaTCGATATGATGATATCGTTGGGGGTGGTTAAATGTTAAGTCCACCATCGATAACGTTCGTTGACCGATGGCCCCCGTGAAGGTTGTAGGTTACCGTCATAAGAGACTGACCTGTTAACCTTAACCACGAATGAATGAATGTTGATGATGGTTTTTGTAACTCGACTATTGATTCGATAGAGCATAATCTACCTAACATCGCGTCCTTCGTCGAATGATTGTAATCATGTGACAAACCGGGAAAACTCATACAGTTAATCATACGGTTAAAACCCAAAAACCAATCGTGAAGATGATTGTAGGCAAGGAAGTAGGCGAGAAGCCATATGAAGAAGAGGTGCATCGTGATCATAAGGAACATAAGCTAAAAATTTGGGTGATCAAGTCCAACTAGCTATATATTACATCTCTTTAATGTCGTCGCATGCCAAATGTGATGCTTCCATGGGTTTATTCAGAGCCACCATGGTCAAGAAACGTGTGAAATGCACAAATGAAATGCCGCCATGGCTGAAAGTAAAGTGCCTGCAACACATGTAAAGCGTTGCGCAATGCACGAATAATCTTGTGACCATGGTCTTACGTGGAGCCCCTATGGCACAATACAAAATGCGTAAAAGTGTTTTAGGCTTAGGGTCGCCGCCAATGGAAACAAATCTTCCCTATCAGTTAAAGCCATATATCCATATATCCTGGTAGCCCACATTTCAATACTACTAAGTATTTTGTGGTGTTGAAATCCAACATCAAATTGACACCGTCTTCAAGGGTGATACATAAACGCGCATAGAAATTCTAATAGAAAAGAACTGCGCAAAGCATTACATAAATAACTACGCTCGAATGGGCGCGCAAAAGGGGCATAGAAAAGAGCGCGCATTGCGTTGTACAAAAGACCCTGCACAAATAACTGCTCAAAGAACTATGCAAGGTGCGCGAAGTAAAACTGCGGCCACGGGCTTATGCGAGGCCACCATGGCACAATATGCGTGGATCACAGAAACTGCGGTCATGGACTTACGAGGAGCCAACATGACTCTAAGAAAAGTGTGCAATGTGTTGCGTATTGCAACTCGCACGAACAAATTACAGCCATGGGCTTTTGCGGAGCCGCTGAGGCAATGTAAGGTTGATCTAAGCATGTACAACGTACAATAGAATCGCGAGAAGTGCGAATGGTGCTATGCGGGACTAATGCCAAAAGTGACATTCAAAGCGTAAAAGTAGTATGGAAAGATACCGTGTATTGTTGAAGCGTGTTGCGGAATATTTGCATCATAACTCTATGCCTTTACCATACAGAACGTAATGAAGTGCGTCAATTTTGACAAACTAGTATAGTCAACGACGACACAACGAAACATGAAACGGGAGCGACCCGGTGTTATATATAGGCATAATGATGCTCCTCCCAAAGGGGAGATATTCCTAAGAACACATATTGTGCAACTGGCCACCAAAAATAAGCTGTACGGCCGCACATGACAATGGAACACATCTTTCCCACTACTAACCTAGCACAATGCTAGCCCCCATTTCAATACTACTAAAGTATTTAGTGGTGTTGAAATCCAACATTAAGTTAACACCACCTTTGGGAGCGATGAACTTGTATGGCACAAGAATTAAAATTCTACGATTTACCATTGTAAAGTAATGGAAATGTACAAGATATAGTACCCAAAAGAAACTATGCAAAACACcgcaaccatggccttacgcggagccaCTATGGTGCAAATGCAAAGTGCGTACAACACATTCAAAGTGTTGCGCAATGCACAAAAAATCATGCAACCATGGCCTTACACGGAGctgccatggtgcaaaggaaaagtgcgcacAACACATGTAAAATGTTGTGCAACGCACAAATAATCTTGTgaccatggccttacgcggagccgccatggtgcaaaggaaaattGCGCGCAACTCATGAAAAGTGTTGCACAACTCACGAATAATTTTGCAACCATGGACTtatgcggagccgccatggtgcaaatgtACATGTTGTCGCATGCAAAGTGCTATGAAAAGAACTGCGCAATTAGGTTGCACAAATAAgccatgtgacgacccgaaaatttccgaccaaatttaaactaaatctttatatgattcccacacgataagcaaagtctgtaaggttaagtctcaaaaagtttgaactgtttcatatattcatttgactttcgactattttcgacgattcacgaacctttaattgtagatagatatgggtgtatatatatatatatatatatatatatatatatatatatatatatatatattaatttgaaatataatttgaaatattatatgttgttcttattaaaagtaattacgtaaaataaaataaaaatgatattatggtaattattatttaaaaacatatataaatctatatatatatatatatatatatatatatatatatatataaagaatattaaatatatattttgtgattttgaatctattCAGTAAACGATTGTTACACTCAATTGCCATTCTATGGATATTACATGAGTAAAAtacgaactaatattattttaaaaataaacggtgatccgaaaatggatTCTATAaagtttagacttattaaaaatgtatttaggagctgtttgctaaatttagaactttttatatttcacccataaatgagaggggcagttgatgtaatttttatttaatagttaatgatcgaattttataccataatgaccaaaataaatagatatagataatttaaaaatatgggatttttctgaacacttttatccaccactgtttaacaacggagcacgaatttcagtccgtgaaagaCGACGGCTACTTAAtcacacatttattattattaaatatatatttctaCTAAAAATGGATCCGTCAACCAAGACTTAATATCATTGAATACTGTTTTTGTCTTTGTTGTCCCACCATCTAATCATATAGATATACATTCATACGTGCATTATCACACACCACTTGCTATATATTTTgtttctatattatatatattctatatacacatgattatatataaaatatatatattcttacacaaGACTTAGACACACTCTAACACAAAACCAAAACCACTGGCCATCTCCACCATGAACCCCACCAATAAACTCAAGTTTCAGTTTTGATTCTAGACGACACCAACCTCAACACAAACCTACAAATCTTCGTGGAAACACCACACCACCTGCAAATTGTTTTCAAACTACTGATGTACCTTGATAAGTTTCTGCTGTACGCATTCTGCTGCTGCCATATAAGCTGTTCCAAGTCATTGTTCTTCGAACCAATACCACCATCACGAACTGCATACTCGTTGCTTCCCTATTACTCGAGTCATCACGACAGCCACCACCCGCCATCCTACATTTTTCATCATCAGGAACACAACCGCTACTTATTTTCTGTTTTTACAGCTTTTTGCTACTGCTTATTTTTCTGTTTTTCGCTCACGATGAAACCACCACAACCCACCGTAAAAAACCACTATGTTGCTACTATATTCTGTTCCATCTAAAGACCAACAACGATGATACAATGATCATAATGATGAACAGCTGCAGTACGCTTCTGTTTTGGCAAGCGAAGACGACGATGAACAGTACaatgatataatgatgatgatgagctgTTGGTGTTGCCGCTGCTACGTTTTCTATTTTGGTTATACAACGATGGTGATGATATGTAATCATGAAGAAGGAAGAAACATAAGTAATGGAATGATGATGATACGTTTGCAGATAACCCCGCCCCCACTAATATCACGATCAATTAAATTTAACACATGTTTTTTTGCCATGATCTATAGTTAATTATCGGGCCACTTGGGCCATTCATGTTTTAAATGAATATGCTATATGGACTTTGTTGGGCTGGCAAGTAAACCGTCCCTGTTTCCATTCGAGCATCTAAGCCAAAAACCGAACACTCATGTTGATCTTGAATTCGCAAACGACATGTTTAAAGAAGATAATGAATGGTGGTTTATTGATGAAAGGAATATGTGACAAAGgatgatgatattgataataatgataattgttagATGATgttaagttgatgatgatgataatggtaatatgataatgattaggataacaatgatgataataataattgtttgaTGATAATGAGTTTGATAAAACGGGTACATATGTTAAAGAAATATTCGTGcagtttaaaacagaaaaacgaaGATAGTGTAATGGTTAGGGGTGTCTTTGGGTgggcgagaggtcgcgagttcgagcccgggcaagggtacttatttttggaacttattctttgaggtagtttaccttttacttattattattattattattattattattattattattattattattattattattattattattattattattattataagagttattattattgttactattattaattttatcaatattatcataagtattataattattattgttattattaacactattattattatcattattaatattattgttatcattattactattattatcattatttttaatattattgttattattatctttattagtattatcactattagtattataataactatattatttttactatcattattattattataattattattcttattctaagtattattataactattattttgcaaacaaatgaaatctatataaaaatatatttattacaagtatactaatattacttaatattaagttttaactaatataatattatttatattaatatactattaattaaattatatatcatataacgTATTATAAGTAACAACAAAattttatataaagatattaaccttaatacattataaaatatatatatttctttagtgttaatattatttgatatataataatttatataggttcgtaaatccgaggccaacccttaacttgttcaatgacgtcatatgtatttttactacgaaatacagtattgtgagtttcatttgctccctttttaaatgcttttataatatatatttttgagactgagaatacatgcgctgcttttataaatgttttacaaaatagacacaagtacttaaaactacattgtatggtttgattattaaaccgaatattgccccttcaagtctggtaacctaagaattagggaaatggcccataattgaagcgaatcctaaagatagatctatgggcctaacaaaccccattctggaatttggaatgctttagtacttcgatttaaatggtaattgcgattgccaatatttatggcatacttgcgagtatgcgggggatattctatatgcattatgttaatgtcggttaccaggtgttcatcatacgaatggattttatacacttgcgagtgtaatgatatttatgaaaaatgaggatcttgtggtctattaaaattatggaaatgatcgattatgataaactaatgaactcagcaaccttttggttgacactttaaagcacgtttattctcaggtatgaaaaaatcttccgctgtgtatttgctcattttagagatattacttggagtcattcatgacatatttcaaaagacgttgcattcgagtcgttgagttcatcaagattattattaagtcaattatagttggatatattatgaaatggtatacatgccatcaatttttaaaaacgaatgcaatgtttgtaaaatgtatcatatagaggtcaagtacctcgcgatgtaaccaaatgtaatgtattcatccaggtggatttggacgggtcacgacatgtggtatcagagcggtggtcttagcgaaccaggtcttgcattagtgtgtctaattgatagttgcttagatgcattagtgcgtctggacttcgaccgtgtctgcatgtcaaaagttttgcttatcatttcgtgtcgaaaatttcctgctaatcattcttagtctcgacacatcttactgcattgattgcatgaatagtgtatagacgaaattcatatcttatcatatctgctaatttatatcttatcgtatttgttactgctacctttgcctgacagctttcgaaattttttccgtaatctacaaaatcttttgctctatatatatagatattctatgtaattagaataccatccaatagcgggaaattatttcctatcgaaaaatcctttactcaatcgtacgaaatggaactcgccactagctcaagttcttcggaatccgacagctattccgacatggacgttcacctaagctctggaggcagcgttaccagaatgaatcaaccaatcatccatccccaattcatctggtggg includes these proteins:
- the LOC139854173 gene encoding uncharacterized protein, which encodes MAGTGSLFYGSGWVIDSGANQHYVLNDKGLKNVVHVSDLNLGLCHPNGTTSKISKIGDIDLTSNVTLFDALVVPEYSVNLLSISKLARDSKMFVGFDEYNCYGLTPRQINGEDSGDCSVNVCMLSKHTWHNILGHPADPVLQVLKHKLRYGNEGTPASVLGGKSPYEIVYGRKLNLNHLRVFGCLCFAKVLNNTDKFASRSEKCVFMGYSNTQKGYKLYGVDHLNFFNDNFFPDTSLQPNDDRITYDHSDGTSTITKHETATHDDNQSETDNQPCVDDSSKGNVFFEPPASSLRCYFQASTDPKWVDAMNAEMEALHRNYTWVLTNLPPDRIPIGNKWVYKIKYKASREVERYKARLVAKGYSHKEGIDYGETFSPVVKMITVRCILCMTINNGWSLYQLDINNAFLYGELVEDVYMTLPQAPRKWNEKLSNCLLKNGFVQNKCDYSLYTKNKDNKIVILLVYVDDIVLTVNDISEINSVKKYLSNMFIKDLGNPKYFLGIEVLITDQGLCLSQRKYCLELINDFGLLGKPVKSPIEVNVTSYKDYSKDSLIKNITVYQ